The nucleotide sequence GCCCGTTTGAAGGCCTCCCGCTGTCCTCAATGGACCTGCGACGTCTTCAGCGTGTCATGGGCGGCATAGTTCCGCTTGAGGAACCTCTCCGCATTGCCTGCGGGAGGTCGTGACGGGTGGCCAGTTGGTGCAGTAGCCTGGCTAGGCGTGCGCGGGCGTAACGCCATGCGTCGTGAAAGTTGCCAATGCGAGCAGAAGACCTTGAGGCCTTGCGTGAAGAAATGCTCGCGGTCATCGCCGCCAACGCCTATGCGCTGCGTGACACAATTGGCAAGAGTGCCCTTGACGAACGTGTCATGACGGCCATACGCAAAGTGTCGCGGCACGAGTTCGTGCCAGTCGAACTTCAGCCCTACGCGTATGCCAATATTCCGCTTCCAATCGGTTTCGAAAAGACGATCTCGCAGCCATTTATCGTCGCCCTAATGACCGATCTGCTCGACATCAAGGCCGATGATAGCGTTCTCGAAATCGGGACCGGTCTTGGCTATCAGGCCGCCATCCTGGCGCAGCTGGCCCGCAAGGTATACTCCGTCGAAATCATCGAAGAGCTTGGCCAAGAGGCGAGGCGACGGCTCCGACAGCAGGGCTGTAGCAATGTCGAACTCAAGATTGCCAATGGCTATCACGGTTGGTCAGAGCACGCCCCCTTTGACAAGGTGATCGTGACGGCTGCTCCCGATCTCATTCCGCCTCCGCTGATCCACCAATTGAAAGCGGGTGGGAAAATGGTGATACCGGCCGGCCTGCCCAATGTGCAACAGCTCATTCTGGCTGAGAAGCTCGCCAACGGTAGAATGACGATGAAAGAGATTCTGACCGTCCGGTTCTCTCAACTCGAGGGGACTGGATCCGGCTTATAACGATCCCGGTGGCGCACCGTAACGGAGCATGGCCACAATGATCGAGAGCATCAGCGCCGTCACCCTCGCGACCTACGGCACGTCGCTGTTGAGCGCACATTCGCATCCGCTAGCCTTGCCGCGATCTAGCGGCATTGGCACGCGGTCCCGTCCCGTTCTTGCCCCTGGCGGCAGCTTCCTCACCGGAGCGGCGATCAGTCCGTCTCGAATGGCCTGCTTGCGCGCGAGCTTGCGTAGCCGGCGGATGGCTTCCGTTTTCTCTCTCGACGTCCTGTCCGAGGGCTTCTCATAGAAGCGCCTGCGGCGCATCTCCCTGAACACGCCCTCCCGCTGCATTTTTCTCTTGAGGATGCGAAGCGCTTGCTCGACGTCATTGTCTCGAACGAATGCGAGCTCGCGCAGCTCGGCGGGAACTTCCAACTTAGGTTCAGTCATCTTCGTCCCGCCTGTGAAGTTAACAATCATATGACGCATCTTGGCAATTGGACATGGCCTGCCTCGCGCTCTTGCGAAGCCCCCCCGCTAAATTCAGCCAGGTTAGAAATGTTTCGAGAGGCGGCGAGGCTTTTGGTGGTTCCCCTAGAGCGCGAAAATCAATGCGGGTATGCGGCACAGCGCCCTTTGAGGATATTAGACTCGAACGATTTCCGGTCTTGCTTCCGTAAATCGTCACTGGTGAGTTTTACCGGTCAGAGGGTTACTCCGGACAGACTCGACTTGGCCACCCGCTTTCCCATAGGTTTCCCCAAAGACTGCTGCTTTCCAATCACAACAACCGGGGAACGAAATGGCTGAAAGAATCGATCTCGAGGTTACCGGAAAATCGCAGTTCGAAGTCGCCTACGAGATGGCGAGATTCATTCTCATCAATATGGAAGGTCGTCAGGTGAAAAGCATAAAGCGGCAAGAGTTCTTGCATTTGGTAGCTGACTGCATCGAGGCCTTGCGCGGCATCAAGATCAAGGAGATTATCAGCTAAAAAGTTGCTGGCACTCTTGCAGGATCCTTTTGATGGGCCACGGCGACTCAGCGGCATCCGCCAACCGAGGCAGCCTTACTGAGGAGAAATTCCAAGCTGTTTGATGGCGATCTTGGCAATGTACACCGGATCGCGAACGCCAGTCGCAGCGATCTCGATTACGCTTCTTGCGACCATTTCGGCAGCAGGTCGTCGCGGCGATCAACCAAGCTCAGCGAGCGCAGCGCGTGTTTGAACAAACGAGTCAAAATCTCAATTTCATCCTGATCTAGCTTGCCTGTTTGGCGCGCTCATGCTCCGACAGCGCTACCCTGGCGTCTGCGGTCTTGAACGCTTTTTGAGCTTCGCGTTGAGCAGCGGTGGAAATCTTCGGCTGGGGTAAATGATTGATCATCTGCTCCCTCCTTCAAGCGCGAACGGTCCCAGCGCTTAAGCAGTGCGCATCAGGACCGCCAACTTAGTGGGTAGGTTTTCCCCGGCTTAGACTTTTGGGGTGTAGTGCCGCAGGCAGGAATTCGACGCCTGACGAGCCCATTGGTTCCATGTATCTGGGCGCCAAATGGGCGCAAGGGTCTCGTTTGTTGAAGACACAACAGTCAACCTGATCGTTCGTCGATATGAGACTGGTCTTCGCCAGTCAGCCATCAGCGTCGAGCAACGTCCCGATAAGCCTCAGGAGCGCGTGCTGTTCTGGACCATTGGCTCCATCCCGGAGGAATTTACCTATAGGCGTGTAGGATACCTGTCCACCGGAGCTAAGATTCGGCTGATGCTTCACGACCGGCATATTGGAGGCCGGGTCGCGGGCCAGAGACCAGGAGTCGCCGTTGCTGCTTTCGTACAGAACACGTTCAGTCATGGGTGAAACCATTCTTTCAAGTAGCTGTCTCCGAGTAGACGAGGCTGCCAGTTAGGCTGACTTTCGTTGCGGCCCGGCCGCCGGCTTCTTCGGTGCCGTCTCCTTGGCGGCCTTATTGCCCTCGATCGGCATCAGCATTTCCTTCTGCCCGCTCGCGGCCTTCCGCGGCTTCTTGGCGGGCTTGGCGGCCTTCGCCGGCGCGGCTTTCTTGCCGACGCTTCGGCGCAGCGCCTCCATCAGGTCGACGACGTTGCCGATAGAAGCTCCCGGACTTTTGGTTCACGATGTGCTTGGCGAGATCGAGCATGTCCTTCGTGACTTTGACGTCCTGGATCTCGTCGAAATACTCCTCCTCGGAGCGGACTTCATGGAGGTAGCGCGGGAGCGTGCCGACGAGCCCCCTGTCGAGAGGTTCGAGCGCGATGATGTGCTCGCGTTCGTCAGCACCACGCGGCCGATCGCGACTTTGTCCATCTCGCCAACGGTCTCCCGGATCACGGCAAAGGCTTCATGGCCGAGCTTGCCGTCGGGCCACAGATAAAGGGGCGGATTAGATAGCGGGGGTCAATCTCGCTGCGGTCCACGAACTCGTCGATCTCGATGGTGCGCGTGGATTCGAGCGCGACGTTCTCCAGCACCTCCTTCGTCACCTCGATGAACGTGTCCTTGTCGAGCGCGTAGCCCTTGACGATGTCCTCATTGGCGACTTCGGCGCCGGTGTCGGCGTCGACTTTGAAATATCTGATGCGGTGTCTACCGGTTGAGCTGGTTGAACGAAATCTTCTCGCTCTCGGAGGTGGCTGGATAGAGCGCGACCGGACAGGTGACGAGCGATAGACGCAGGAAGCCTTTCCAATTGGCGCGCGGGGCCATTTACGCAGAACTCCGAGTTTGGCCGGGCTTGGATTCAAGACGATCCCGGCGAGCATGGTTCCGACACTAGGCCGGCGGCAACTGACCCGCACGCGGGCTTTGACTCCTTGTTCTCTTTCTGTTCTCATGCCTTCTCCCTTTGAATCGCTGAACCAAAACATGCCCGACATCGAATTCGTCAGGTCTGAGATGGAACGCATGCGGGGTCAGGTAGCCCGCCAAAGGAAGGAGATCCTTCAGCTGCAAAGAGCGGGCATCGCCACTGCGTCAGCCGAAGCGCTGCTTGAGAGGATGCTTGCCAAGATCGATCACCTTTGTGCCCGGCGAGATGAACTGAAGAAAAATCAGCCTGCACGACGAAGGGAAAGGTCTTGGGCGGGCGACGGTGGTGACGATGCAAGAGCTGAGATGGTACGACCCGAGTGACGACAACCCACCCTGGATCAAAACGCTTGCGGAGGTTCGCCATTTGGCTCCGCGAGAGCGCTGGTGCTACCAGCACGTCCAAGCAATCATCGTCGCGATCGATCTCGGCAACCGCGAATTCTTTCTCGATCCGCTCTACAGCATCGGAGGAAAGAGAGGAGACGGCGTCCCCTGAATCTGCTTGAGCGAAGTCGACCGCAGCCGAGTCGATAGCAGCTTAGCGGCCGATATCAGGACGACAGCTTTGCTCCCCGACAGCTCCCCTCGGCATGCACTTTGTCGCTAATTGCCAGCAGTCATGGCGCCTTACGCCCCAGAGCTCAACCCTGCATAGGTTGAGCTCTCGGCACTGATCGTTCAATGACCATTCTATAATGCGTTGGTTTGATCCTCAGAGCGCGACGTCCGGTTTTTAAACGGACGCTGCTCGTCCCTCATGCCATTTCAACATAGGGCCATGTGTGGACGGCTCCGGGTTGGCAAGAAGAATCTTCACTTTGCAGCATTGGTCGGAGCAGCCATGTGTTCGGCCTGTTTACGCGGTACGCATGACCGCTGGCCATAATCAAAACGGCGCCCATTCCTTGGCACTCTCGTGCCGGTGGAGGAGCCGTCCACAGCATCAGTATCGGAACGAGCCCGAAGAACTGTCCCTATGAGGGTGGTAGGCCAAACTCGAAGATCCGGCCGTAGCTAGTAACTGGCGCTCGCGTGCCGGATCGGCGCAGAGCACACCAAAACGCGACTTGGTTCGCAGTCAGAACAGGTCGATCTAGAATATCCTCTAGCGCCTTGATCACGCCAATGGCACGGAAGCCGTTACCACCAATGAAAACGCTTTCGGCATTCGGGGGTAGTGGTGAGCGCACCCAATTGTAGAGCTCCTCTGGCTGAATAGATTGCTGGTCTGATGGCAAACCTGCAGGTCCGCTGTAAACGATTTCGAACCCCTGGCTCTGGAAATAGCGGACGCCCTGCTGATCCATTTCAGCCGAGAACCATGGCGGACTGATTAGTGCAACCCGCGTCACAGCGAGTGCAGCTAGTGCGGTGATCGCCGCCGCGCACGGGATGATGACCGGGATACCTCGCGTGCGGGCTTCTAGACGGGATTTGAGCACCGCGTCATCGGCGGCGCCCCGGACATAGCTGCTGCTGGTGAAGCCAAAAACAATTGCATGCAATGGGGCCATTGCGAGCATCTCCGCGGCGTCATCCACCGCAGGCGGGTCCGCAAAGGCCGGTACCGAGTTATCCGCAATGGTCGGATCCATCGTTCCGCCCGGCACCAAAAGGGACGCGCGCGGCGTGGATCGAAATCCCGTCAGGAGCGAGCGCGTTAAATTCCGTTTCTGGAACTACGTCTGCATGAGGCGTGAGAACGCCAATGCGTGTTTGCCCCCAACCGTCCGGCTGCCACATGGTCGTCTCCTTCGATAGGAAAGTCGGCCGCTCAAGTTACGCTCGACTGCGCCTTACCAAAAGGAGGAGGAGCTGGATCACAAGCTGCGATCGAGGACCGGGCGGCTCAAGTCCGGTCTATCCGGGACACCGGACCTGTGAGGCGTTTCGATCCTCTTTGCCTTAGGGCCCAGGAGCAGGCTTGCCGCGATCTCGTGCGCCCAATCGAAGATCCGATCGCAAGCGGCACATTGCCGACCTGGCAGTGCGCTTCGGCGTAGTCCCAGATCGCCTCGGGGTCCGCGCGAAGAGGCACTTCATTTGAGTGGTAAGACGAGTGATGTGGCGTTAGGACAGTGTGGCTGTCGGATCACATCGCTTGCGGTGAAGCAAGGTTGAGCGTTGAATTCCGCGGGTGGGCCAAGCGAGGCTAGTTTGGCGCGGGCGCAATTCTTGCGGGTGACCAAGCCACCTCCTGCCCGGCTAATTCGAGAGGAGTCACCATCATGTGCGCAGGCGATGATCAAACGTGCCCGCAATTTGAGCTGCATCGACAGAAACTGCTTGAGGACCTCGACGATGAGCGGCGCGCATTCCTCAAGAGCGCATTCGTCGCGGGCGGTGGTGCGGCCGCGTGGGCTGCTAGCGGCACGCTGGCCACTCCGGCATCGGCGCAGACTAAGCCCGGCCAGCCGACCTACCACTACTTGCCGGCCAACTCGGACACGGTGCACTGGGGCTATTTCAGCAAGCTATTAAAGCCTCAGCTCGAAGTGGATTCGGGCGATTACATCACCATCGAGGCCGTGACCCACCACGCCGGCGACGACGTCGAACGTATGGTCAAAGGCGATCCGGGTATTGAGAGCATTTATCTTTGGACCAAGGATAAGAAGGGCGTCAATCGCCGTGGTGCCGGTCCGATCGACGGCAAGCAGCTCGGGCGCGGCGCAGGCGAAGGCTTCGGCGTGCATATCTTGACCGGTCCAGTTTTTGTTCGCGGCGCCGAGCCGGGCGATATCATCGAAGTCCGCATCATGGATGTAAAGCCCCGGCCTTGCGCCAATCCGGCGTACCCGGGCAAGTCATTCGGCAGCAACGCGGCGGCTTGGTGGGGCTTTCATTACAATGATCTGCTCACTGAACCGAAGCCGCGCGAGGTGTGCACGATCTACGAGATCGACACCAGCGGGCAGCAAAACTGGGCACACGCGGTCTATAACTTCCGCTGGGTGCCTCAGGCCGATCCGTATGGTGTCGTGCACAAGATCATCGACTATCCCGGCGTGCCGGTCGACCATTCGATCGTGCAAGAGAACCACAACATCCTCAAAAACGTCCGCATCCCGATCCGACCGCATTTCGGAGTCATGGGCGTGGCGCCAAAAGAAGCCGACATCGTCGATTCTATTCCGCCGAGCTATTTCGGCGGCAACATCGATAATTGGCGTATCGGCAAGGGCGCGACCCTGTACTATCCGGTCGCAGTGCCAGGCGGCTTGTTCTCGGTCGGCGACTCGCACGCCGCGCAAGGCGATTCTGAATTGTGCGGCACCGCCATCGAAATGTCGCTGAACGGGACCTTCCAGCTTATTCTGCACAAGCAGAATTCACTGAGCGGTTCGCTCGCCGGGCTGAATTACCCGCTGCTTGAGACGCAGGACGAATGGGTTCTGCACGGATTCAGCTTCCCCAATTATCTCGCGGAGCTCGGCCCTACGGCGCAGCAGGACATCTACAAGAAATCCTCGATCGACCTCGCGCTAAGGGATGCGTTTCGCAAAATGCGTAGCTTCCTGATGACCAGCAACGGACTGACCGAGGACGAGGCGATTTCGCTCATGTCCATCGGAGTCGACTTCGGCGTCACGCAAGTGGTCGATGGCAATTGGGGCATCCACGCGATCATCAAGAAGAACCTGTTTGCCGGTATGGCGACGGCTTGAAGCTCTAGAACCTATGAAGTGACGGGAAGGTTCAGAGTAGCTCGCGATGAGCACAATCAGTCCGGTCTACCCCGAGCAGCTGACAAACGAGCTGACTCGGTAGCAGGTCTTCGTCGGGCCAGACTCGAACATCAGCCCGCTCACTCACCTCGTCGGCGAGCGCCGAGGAGGTTGTCCGGGATATTCAGGCAGCGCCCCAATGCAGGCGACAAGAGCCTAGGACACCGCTACCATCGTAATGGAAAGGAATCGCGCACACATGGGTGAGCACAAAGAGGCCGTAGTCGTCGGAGCGCTCGGAGTGATCGGACGCTACATCGTCGAGCGGCTGCTCAGGCAAGACGACTGGTCCGTCATCGGCCTGTCGCGCCGTACGGCCGGCGCCGTGCCCCGCTACCGCCACATCAGTGTCGATCTACTAGACCGTGAGGACGTGGCGGCGAAGCTCGCCGACCTGACGGAAGCCACGCACGTCTTCTACGCGGCGTTTCAGCCTGCGGCGGGCGCCGCCGCGGGCTATGCATCGAACATCGCTCCAAACCGCGACATGCTGGTTAACGCCGTGACCGCGATCGACAGCGCATCGTCCGCGCTGCGCCGCGTGGTGTTGGTCACCGGCACAAAATATTATGGCTCGCACCTCGGGCCATTCAAAACACCGGCACGAGAGAGTGACCCGCGCCACATGGGTCCCAACTATTATTTCGAGCAGATCGACTGGCTCGCCGCCTTCCAACGCGGCAAGCGCTGGGACTGGGTGGAGCTGCGGCCGCAGACCTTATGCGGCTTTGCGCCGGGCACGCCGATGAGTCTGGCGCCGGCGATCGCGGTCTACGCCGCGATCAGCAAGGAGCTTGGGTTGCCGCTGCGTTTCCCGGGAAAGCCTGGCGCCTATACATCGATCTACCAGGTCACTGAATCCGCGCACTTCGCCAACGCGGCGCTCTGGGCGGCGAGCACGCCTCGCTGCGGGCTCGAAGCTTTCAACATCACCAACGGTGACTATTTCCGTTGGAAGAATCTGTGGCCGAAGCTCGCGGCCGCTTTCGATATGCCAGCCGGCGAGGTGCAGACGATAAGCCTTGCCGCACACATGATAGACAACGCACCACTCTGGCGCATCGTGACAGAGAAATATTTGCTGAAGACCAACGCCTATGATGAGCTCGTGGCCTGGCCCTTTGCCGATTACGTCTTCAATTGCGACTGGGACGTGATGTCGGACGTTACTAAATCCCGGCGCTTCGGCTTCCACGATGTGGTCGATAGCGAAGAGATGTTCGTGCGGCTCATGCGCGAGTTCCGCGCGGAGCGAATCGTTCCCTGAGACACATCGGCGCCGCAAGAACGATCGTCTGCATCACGTCCGCTCAGGGTCTTGGCCGTGGAAAAAGGCGGCAGCGAGCAAATCGGGGAGAATACTATTCGTTCAACCTCGGGACCAGTGAGGAGCATACTGAGCTGCAGCACGACGGCATCGACAATACTCATGCAGCCAAATCAATCGCCGAGCAGACAGCTGCTCCCCGTTCGCTCCCCCGGCTAATCTCGCAAACGCGGAAGGTCCTCTGAGGCAAGCGAGAACGTCCAAGAACCCCAACCTTGAGAGGAGTAGGGTCTTTGGCAGGTCTGCTTTGATAGGCGGGGCGGACAAACCGGGTTCGACCGGGCTTCTTCCGATTTTGGCCCCACAGCGGTCATTCGAGACGCATTACCCTAGACAGGCCGCCTCCGGCTGGAGGATCATGCAGCGCGAGGCGAACCCGGGGGCACCCCCATGGACGTCGGAGGTTGGCTGCAGGGGCTTGGCCTCGAAGAGTATGAGGCGGCATTCCGCAAGAATAACATCGACCATATCATCCTTCCGAAATTGACGACGGAGGATTTGAAGGAGCTTGGTGTCGGGTCTGTTGGGCATCGCCGTAAGCTGCTCGACGCCATCACGGCTTTGCGCGCCGAAGCGGGCGCACTTGCGCCGCTTTCCGATGCTCCTCCGGAAAGTCCCAAGGCCGCCAAGGACACCGCTGAGCGCCGCCAGGTCACCGTGATGTTCTCGGACCTTGTCGGTTCGACGTCGCTCTCCGCACGTATGGACCCCGAGGACCTGCGGGAGGTCATTTCGGCCTATCGGATGTGCGTCGCAGATGCTGTGCGCCGCTTCGGTGGCTTCGTCGCGAAATACATGGGCGACGGCGTACTGATTTATTTTGGTTATCCGCAGGCGCACGAGGACGACGCCGAACGGGCCGTGCGCGCGGGACTGGAAGCGATTGCTGCGGTGCGCGCGTTCAAATTTTCCGTTCCGCTGCAAGCCCGCGTCGGTATCGCAACCGGGCTGGTGGTTGTTGGCGATCGGATCGGGGGACGCACAGGAGCGCGGTATCATTGGAGAAACCCCCAATCTTGCCGCGCGCCTACAAGCCATGGCTGAGCCGAACGCGGTGATCCTTGCCGAGGGCACGCGAAGGCTCCTCGGCAATTTGTTTGAACTAGAGGACCTCGGACCTCAGGAAGTCAAAGGCATCCAGGGCAGCATCAGAGCTTGGGTCGCGCTACGACCTTCTTTAGTCGAGGGCCGCTTCGAGGCCCTACACGCAGATGCACTGACTGAACTCATCGGGCGCCAAGAAGAACTTGAACTCCTGCTACGGCGCTGGTCGAAAGCAAAGACCGGCCAGGGCCAAGTGGTGTTGCTTTCCGGCGAACCGGGCATTGGCAAGTCACGACTCACTGCAGCAGTCATCGAACGCCTTGCTGTCGAGCCGCACACACGGTTGCGTTATTTCTGCTCAGCGCACCATCAGGACAGCGCCTTGCAGCCCATCATCGCGCAGCTCGAACGGGCTGCTGGCTTCGAGCGTGAGGACACGCCCGAGGCGAAGCTTGAGAAGTTGGCGGCGCTACTTGCGCCTGCCGCGCCTCCGCCAGAAGACGGGGCGTTGCTGGCCGAACTCCTGTTACTACCGACCGAAGGCCGCTTCCCGCCTCTCTCGCTTGCGCCGCAAGAAAAGAAAGAGAAGACGTTTGATGCGCTGCTCCGGCAACTTGAGGGCTTGGTCCGCCAGCATCCCGTGCTGATGATCTTGGAGGACGCGCACTGGAGCGATCCGAGCTCCCGGGAGCTGTTCGATCACGTCGTCGACCGGGTTCGCGGCTTGGCTATTCTTCTAGTTATCACGTTTCGCCTCGAATATGCGCCGCCGTGGGTTGGCCAAGTGTACGTCGCGACACTGACGCTCAATCGGCTGGATCGAGCAGAGGGCGTCGCTCTGGTGCGGCGGATCGCGGGCAGCAAGGACTTGCCGGATGAAATCGTGGCAGAGATCGTGGAACGCACCGACGGCGTCCCGTTATTCGTCGAGGAGCTGACAAAGTTGGCGCTCGAAAGCGGCGCGAACGACGATAGCGCGAGCTTCGTAGCCAGAGTGCCACACCCAGCGCTTGCTATCCCCGCGACGCTGCACGCCTCGCTGATGGCGCGGCTCGATCGGATCGGCACCTGGGCCAAGGAGATCGCCCAGATCGGCGCCACGATTGGTCGGGATTTCTCCTACGAACTACTCGCAGCAGTGGCCAATTGTAGCGACGCAGACCTGCGTGCGGCGCTTGATCAACTCGCCGATGCCGGGCTGGTGGTCCGGCGAGGGACGCCGCCGCAGGCCACCTATCTCTTCAAGCACGCGCTGGTGCAGGATACGGCGTACGCCACCCTTTTGCGAAAACCGCGACAGGACCTCCATGCCCGCGTTGCCAGAGCATTGGTGGAGCAGTTCCCGGAGAGGGTCGAGGCGTGGCCGGAACTGCTCGCTCGTCACTGCGCCGAAGCGGGAGCAATCGACGAGGCGGCGGTGTACTGGGGCAAGGCCGCCCAATTGGCCATCCGGCGCTCGGCGATGGTCGAGGCGCGGACCCAATTGACGCGCGCTTTGTCGCTTCTCGGCATCCTGCCGGAGACGCCGGAGTGGTCTCGGTTGAAACTCGATCTTCAAGTCGCGTTGGGCGGTACCCTGATCGCGACCAGAGGTTGGGCGGCGCCCGAGACCGGATCGGCTTTCGCGCGTGCTCTTGAGCTTTGCGAGCGGCTCGGGGATACGTCTCAGCTTCTCCCGGCGCTGTATGGCCAATACGTGTTTCACCTCGTTCGAGCCGAATTAGGAGCGAGCCACGAGGTGGCCCAGAGGGCGCTCGGCGCCGCGCGACGCACGCACGATGCCGCCGCGCTGGTGATCGGCCACCGTTCTGTAGGCATCAGTCTGATCCATCTCGGCAAGCTTGACGCGGCGCGCGAGCATCTAGAACAAGCGATCGGGCACTATGACCCTGTCACCCACCGCGATCTCGCGTTTAGATATGCTTACGATCCGCTCGTCGCGTGCAAAGGTTATCTGGCTTCGCTCACGCTAACGCAGATGGGTTATCTCGATCAGGCACTCAGGAGAATTGACGAGGCGATCGCGTATGCCGAAACGCTGTCGCATCGCCCGAGTACAGCATTTGCGTTGCTGCACGCGTGCTATTGCCATTTCTTCCGTCGCGACGAACGGCTGCTGCGCCAACGCGCAGAGGCCCTGACCGCCGAATGCGCGAAACAAGGTTTCGCGTTTTGGCTCGCGGGCGGCGGCATTTATGCCGGTTGGTCGAAGGTGGAGGGCGGCGACGTCGAAGCTGGGCTGGAACAACTGCGCGACGGAATTGCCAGATGGCGAGCAGCCGAAGCGGCACTGCTCATGCCCATGCATCTCGTGGTGCTGGCCGAGGCATGTTTGAGAGTGGGCCAGGCTAACGCCGCGCTCGCGGCCGTTACGGAGGCTCTCGCGTGCATCGATCGATCGGAGGAGCGC is from Bradyrhizobium sp. ISRA430 and encodes:
- a CDS encoding adenylate/guanylate cyclase domain-containing protein; its protein translation is MDVGGWLQGLGLEEYEAAFRKNNIDHIILPKLTTEDLKELGVGSVGHRRKLLDAITALRAEAGALAPLSDAPPESPKAAKDTAERRQVTVMFSDLVGSTSLSARMDPEDLREVISAYRMCVADAVRRFGGFVAKYMGDGVLIYFGYPQAHEDDAERAVRAGLEAIAAVRAFKFSVPLQARVGIATGLVVVGDRIGGRTGARYHWRNPQSCRAPTSHG
- a CDS encoding protein-L-isoaspartate(D-aspartate) O-methyltransferase; this translates as MRAEDLEALREEMLAVIAANAYALRDTIGKSALDERVMTAIRKVSRHEFVPVELQPYAYANIPLPIGFEKTISQPFIVALMTDLLDIKADDSVLEIGTGLGYQAAILAQLARKVYSVEIIEELGQEARRRLRQQGCSNVELKIANGYHGWSEHAPFDKVIVTAAPDLIPPPLIHQLKAGGKMVIPAGLPNVQQLILAEKLANGRMTMKEILTVRFSQLEGTGSGL
- a CDS encoding SDR family oxidoreductase yields the protein MGEHKEAVVVGALGVIGRYIVERLLRQDDWSVIGLSRRTAGAVPRYRHISVDLLDREDVAAKLADLTEATHVFYAAFQPAAGAAAGYASNIAPNRDMLVNAVTAIDSASSALRRVVLVTGTKYYGSHLGPFKTPARESDPRHMGPNYYFEQIDWLAAFQRGKRWDWVELRPQTLCGFAPGTPMSLAPAIAVYAAISKELGLPLRFPGKPGAYTSIYQVTESAHFANAALWAASTPRCGLEAFNITNGDYFRWKNLWPKLAAAFDMPAGEVQTISLAAHMIDNAPLWRIVTEKYLLKTNAYDELVAWPFADYVFNCDWDVMSDVTKSRRFGFHDVVDSEEMFVRLMREFRAERIVP
- the rpsU gene encoding 30S ribosomal protein S21, which translates into the protein MTEPKLEVPAELRELAFVRDNDVEQALRILKRKMQREGVFREMRRRRFYEKPSDRTSREKTEAIRRLRKLARKQAIRDGLIAAPVRKLPPGARTGRDRVPMPLDRGKASGCECALNSDVP
- a CDS encoding AAA family ATPase, translating into MAEPNAVILAEGTRRLLGNLFELEDLGPQEVKGIQGSIRAWVALRPSLVEGRFEALHADALTELIGRQEELELLLRRWSKAKTGQGQVVLLSGEPGIGKSRLTAAVIERLAVEPHTRLRYFCSAHHQDSALQPIIAQLERAAGFEREDTPEAKLEKLAALLAPAAPPPEDGALLAELLLLPTEGRFPPLSLAPQEKKEKTFDALLRQLEGLVRQHPVLMILEDAHWSDPSSRELFDHVVDRVRGLAILLVITFRLEYAPPWVGQVYVATLTLNRLDRAEGVALVRRIAGSKDLPDEIVAEIVERTDGVPLFVEELTKLALESGANDDSASFVARVPHPALAIPATLHASLMARLDRIGTWAKEIAQIGATIGRDFSYELLAAVANCSDADLRAALDQLADAGLVVRRGTPPQATYLFKHALVQDTAYATLLRKPRQDLHARVARALVEQFPERVEAWPELLARHCAEAGAIDEAAVYWGKAAQLAIRRSAMVEARTQLTRALSLLGILPETPEWSRLKLDLQVALGGTLIATRGWAAPETGSAFARALELCERLGDTSQLLPALYGQYVFHLVRAELGASHEVAQRALGAARRTHDAAALVIGHRSVGISLIHLGKLDAAREHLEQAIGHYDPVTHRDLAFRYAYDPLVACKGYLASLTLTQMGYLDQALRRIDEAIAYAETLSHRPSTAFALLHACYCHFFRRDERLLRQRAEALTAECAKQGFAFWLAGGGIYAGWSKVEGGDVEAGLEQLRDGIARWRAAEAALLMPMHLVVLAEACLRVGQANAALAAVTEALACIDRSEERVFDAQVHWCYGNVLLAQADRNAAEAEGSYRHALEIARGQNARLLELRAASSLARLWRDQGKHSKARELLAPVYGWFTEGFDTLELKEAKTLLDELA
- a CDS encoding acetamidase/formamidase family protein — encoded protein: MCAGDDQTCPQFELHRQKLLEDLDDERRAFLKSAFVAGGGAAAWAASGTLATPASAQTKPGQPTYHYLPANSDTVHWGYFSKLLKPQLEVDSGDYITIEAVTHHAGDDVERMVKGDPGIESIYLWTKDKKGVNRRGAGPIDGKQLGRGAGEGFGVHILTGPVFVRGAEPGDIIEVRIMDVKPRPCANPAYPGKSFGSNAAAWWGFHYNDLLTEPKPREVCTIYEIDTSGQQNWAHAVYNFRWVPQADPYGVVHKIIDYPGVPVDHSIVQENHNILKNVRIPIRPHFGVMGVAPKEADIVDSIPPSYFGGNIDNWRIGKGATLYYPVAVPGGLFSVGDSHAAQGDSELCGTAIEMSLNGTFQLILHKQNSLSGSLAGLNYPLLETQDEWVLHGFSFPNYLAELGPTAQQDIYKKSSIDLALRDAFRKMRSFLMTSNGLTEDEAISLMSIGVDFGVTQVVDGNWGIHAIIKKNLFAGMATA